Genomic window (Streptomyces clavuligerus):
ATGCATCGCGGGATTGGTGGGCACGCTGACCGCGTGTTCTCTTTCCGTGAGATTCCTCGACTCGGGAATCGTCGAGACCATCTGAATTCCCGATTCCGTCGAGCACAGTTCCGGCACAGCTTCCGTGCCGCAGACGCCGTCCGCTGGACGTGAGCCCGGGCAACTCCTGCACCCCCGGGCGATCCCAGGGACGGCCCTCGACCCCCGACTGCCCCGAGGGGTCGAGGACGGGCCCCGGCCGCACCCCCGCACCCGCGGCCGGGGCCCGTATACCCGGGATGGCTCGTTCTGCCCTGGCACCGGAAATCGAACGTGACCTAGCGTTCCACCTCGTCACGGAAAGTATTCATCAGTGCTGCCGGCCAAGGGAGTTCCATGCCCGAGAAGATCAAGTACAGCCTCTTCATCGCCACCGCGAACATCCGGGACGCGGGCACCGACGCGACCGTGAAGGTCCAGCTCATCGGCGAGAAGGGCAAGAGCCCGGAGATCGAGCTGAACAAGCCGGGCAACGACTTCGAGCAGGGCGACAGCGACATCTATGACATCGAGATCGACGACATCGGCGATCTCCAGCAGGTCCGCTTCTTCCATGACAACGGCGGCGCGCAGCCCGGCTGGTGTCTGGGCCACCTCGCCATCCGCTGGATGAAGGAGGAGGGTATGACGATCACCACCCAGTGGTGGTCGCCCGAACTGGGCAATGTGACAGGGACGGCCCTGTTGAAGGTGGACGGCAGCCTCTTCGGCCTCCCCCAGCAGATCACCGTCACCGGGGTGTGGCTGGCCAGGGACTCCGGCGGCATCGACAAGACCTTCCCTCTGCGTACCGACGGTCGCAAGGAGCACATCATCCCGCTGTTCTGACCGAGGCTTCAGCGTGAAGCGCGAGGGAGGAGAGGCACAGCGCCGCTCCCCCTCGCGCTTCCGTGACCTCGGCGGCTCACGGAAGCGTTCGCGGGGCGCAAAGTGGTGCGCGGGCCTTAAGGCAGCCGCACACGAGCAACCTATGGGTGGGTCTCTACCTGTTCGTTCGGTATCTCCTCACCAGGAGGTTGTCATGCCCCTGCCTTATTCTCTCCGCCGTTCCCCAGCCCGGCGGGCGTCGACCGTATCGGCCTCGCTCACCGCGCTCACCCTGGCCGCAGCCCTCACCGCACCCGGTGCCTCCGCCAACAGCGGCCCCGTACAGCCGGAAGGCCAGGCCGCGTTCACAGCCAACGGGACCTTCACCGTCCCCGCCGGAGTCACCCAGGTGACATTCCACGCCTGGGGCCCCGGCGGACCCGGCGGGCCGGGAGCGGGCGGCGGCGGAGGTGCCGGAGGAGGCGGAGGAGGAACGTTCCCGCCTCTCATCTCACAGCCGAAGGGTGGTGGCGGCGGCGGTGGGGGCGCCGGGGGCAGTGGTGGCGGAGGAGGGGGAGGCGGAGGTGGAGGTTCCTATGTGCAGTGCACCCTCGCGGTGGCCTCGGGCTCCGCGGTACGCGTGGTGGTCGGCCAGGGACCGTCCACCGGGGCACCCGGCGGAGGCGGCTCCGGCGGCAACGGCGGTGCCGCCGGGACCACTTTCGCCAGCGGACAGGGCGGCGGCGCGGGCGGCAGCGGGGGCAACGCGGGCGTCTCGTTCCTGAACGGCATCACCGCCACACAGGTCTTCCTCAGGGGGGCTCTCTACCCGACTCTCCGCGCGTTGGCGGGCCGCCCCGGTGGTGGAACGATCGGATCTTCAGAAGCACGCGGCGGTGGGGGTGGACTGCCCGGCGGCGGCGGAGAGAACGGAAAAATCGGCCAGAGCGGAGGCGCCGCAGGTCCGGGCGGCTCTCCCCAAGCGGGCGGCCCAGCCGGGAAATCCGGCTTCAGGGGCTCCAGCGGCTACTGCCAGGGCGGCTCATCCGTAGTGCGGCAGCAGGGTACGAGCGGCCTCGTGGGCGGCACAGGCGGTATGGGCCTCGCCGGCGCCGCTGGACAGGCGGGAAGGGTCGGCGGCGGAGGGGAAGGCGGAGTCGGCGGCTCCGGCGGCACAGGCGGTGCAGGGGGCACTGGAGGCACCGGAGCCGCAGGCACCATCGCCCCGCCCGCAGGCGTGGGAGTCGGCGGCACGGGCGGTACCGGAGGCTCAGGCGGCAAAGGCGGCAGCGGCGGACGGGGCGACACCCTCGGAAGCCCGGCCAACACCCCTGGCTCCACCGGCACACAGGGCGGCGGCGGATCGTCCGGGATCAAGGGAGGCCCCGGCTACGTCCTGATCACCTGGTAGCCCGCACCCCCTACCGGCCGTGAACAGCCGCACAGCCCACGGCCGGTACCCACTCCCCCACCCATCAACGAGCCATCGCCCACTCCGACACGGAACTCAGCGACGACCGGCCTCACGCACCAGCCGCTCCAGCTTCGCGCAGGTCCCGCAGGGGGCCTCGTGCTGCCATCCGTCGTCGTCGGTCCACTCGACCTTTCCGCTCCCGCCGCACGAACCACAGCCGGACGTGGACACACCCCCCGTCTCGATCCGGGTGTACAGGGCGTCCTTCTCCAGGAGGACCGCTTCCACGCCCGGCAGTGTGTCCTGGGGGAGCTTGATCCGAAGCTGCCCCTCCCACTCTCCGGCAACAACGCCTTCCACCCCGTTGACCCACCCTGATCCACTGCTCTGAACGCGGATCAGATCGCCGTCCTGGACCGGTGGATTGCCGTGCCCGGCCGCATCGTTCACGTGCCGCACCTCCTCCTCGTCGTGCTGTCAGCCCATTAACTGATTGTTTCAGAATGAGATTCGGATCTTCCGAAGGCAGGCGCTGCCAGCCTCGACCAGGGGGCTGGTGGCCACGCTGGTCTCCGCTCTGAAACGGCAAGGCGTCGTGGCGTGCGACCGCCTCGCGGCCAGATTAGTTCTTGAGGGTGCCCGCCGCGGGTCCCGTGCTTAGGCCCCCTGCCCTTGGAGGTAGGCGGGTCTGTGGTTGACGCGGTGACGATCCGGCTCCGGGGAAGGCGGGCAGCATCCTTGGACACCCACTGCGGTAGAGCCGTTGGCTTCAGTACTGTTTCTAGCCAATTCCGCCACAACGTGCCGTAGTTGTGATTGATCTATGTAGGTTCGCGATCCGGAAGCGCCGTTCGCCTTCCACTCCGCCCTCACGACGGGACACGTGATGACCACCCCTAGCAGCGGCACACCGGCGACCACCCCGACGACCACGCCGCCCACGCCGCCCACGCACGATGCGGACAAGGCGATGCTCGACGGCCCGACGCCGAAGGACCTGCTTCCCTCCACCGGCAACTACCCGACGGAGGTCGTCCGGTACCAGTCGGTGGTGCTCACCGACATCCCCGGGGCGGCCCCGGGGCGCGCCCTGACCGGCGCGATCGACCTCGGCGAGGAAAACCTCCCGTTCTACGACCGCCCCGCCGAGGGCATGGTCGTCACGACGGAGCAGAGCTGGTCGGCCCAGGGCGTCACGCTCGGCCGGCTGCTGCACAGCCTGGCCCTCGCGCCCGGCGAGAGCACCCGGGTCGCGGTCGTCGACTGGCAGCGCACCACCCGGGCGACGGGCGCCGAGACGGCCGGCGAGAACGAGTTGCTGACCGGCTCCACCGACCAGAACCGGTCGATCAGCGAGGTCGCGAACGCGATCGCCCGCGAGGAGCAGCACGGCAGCTCCCAGGGGTTCGAGGTGGGCCAGTCGTCCAGCGAGGGTGGCAGCGTCGGCGGCTCGCTCGGCGTTGTGTTCAGCGGTGGCGGCAACTGGAGCAAGTCGTCGAACTTCGGCATCGCGAGCACGGTGTCGCGCTCCACAGGGGTGCGGTCGGTGGCGCAGGAGGCGACGCAGCGGATCAGCGCGCGGACCCAGCAGCTCGCGACCGCGGCCCGCAGCCGGAACATGACGGTCGTGCGCGAGACGTCGCAGGCGGAGAAGGACCAGGTGATGACCCGGGTCGTGACCAACTACAACCACATGCACGCGATGTCGGTGCAGTACTACGAGGTCGTCCAGGTCTACACCGTGACGACGAAGCCGACCCGGCTGGAGCGCTGTCTGTTCATCCCGCTCCAGGAGCTGACCTTCACCCACACCAGCCTCCAGCGGTACAAGGACGTGCTCGCGTCGGTGGCGCCGGCCGACTGGGCGACGAAGATCCGCGCGGCGAACCCGTTCGACACGGCCGTGCGCAGACTCGACGCGTGCGCGGCACCGGAGGTGCCGACCACTCAGGAGTTCGCCGGGGTGGAGCTGGCCGACGTCGCCGCTTCGGCCATGGGCGTGTACGGGGTGCGCAAGGCCGATGGCAGCCCGGTCAAGTTCGATCCCGCGACCCAGCAGTGGAAGCCGCTGCCCACCACGGGACTGAGCGGCAGCCTGACCCGCATCGCACCGGGCAAGGACACCGTCTGGGCGATCAGGGCCACCGACAACATGGTCGTCCAGTTCGACGGGACGACCTGGCGAGCTGACGGCTGGGGCGGCTACGCGCTCCGCATCGTCTGCGCCACGGACGGCACGGTCTATGTCATCGGTACCAACAACGCGATCCATCAGCGTGGCCAGAGCTCATGGACGAACCTGGGGGTCACGGCCGACGACATAGCCGTCACCGGCAAGGACAAGCTGTGGTACTCCCGGCAGGGGCTCTTGTACGAGCGCAGTGGTACCAGCTGGGTGCAGCGGGGCGGACCGGGCGTGCAGCGTCTGTCCGCGACATCCGACGGTGCTCTCTGGGCCGTCGTCCAGTCCCAGTCCAGCACCGAGACCTTGCCCCTCCTGGTGGAGTCCGGTGCGACGACCGCGGTCCGTCCCACGGCCGGCGGCCTTCAGAGCGTCACCGGGCTGGCACAGATCGCCTCGGTCGGCGGCGGAGACTACTGGGTGCTGATGGGCAACGGGACCGTCCGCCGGATTCTGGGACGCGAGGCACTGGTGGCCTTCGACGACCAGCCGAAGGAGGACTCCGCCTACGCGTCCAGGATCGACGTCTGGTCCGACAGCGACGGAATCCGCGGCATCCAGGTCGTCCATCCGAGCCACACCTTCGGATGCGGCGACATCGGCGGCTCCGGCGCGCAGCAGGCGTCCTACACCTTCGGCGGCGCCGACAAGCTGCTCTCCTACGAAGCCTGGTCCGGCAGGACCGCCCGCGGCAGCCTCGCCGGGCTGCGTCTGAAAATGACCTCAGGCGTCGCCAACTTCGGCATCGCGGCGACCACCACCGTCGCGGCCGACCTGTCCGAGGACGCCGGCGGCGGATCGGCCATCTGCGGGCTGTTCGGCTCGACGGTGAGGTCCGGCAGCCGCACCTACGTCGCGTCGCTCGGCTTCCACGTACGGGGCGGGAACGTGCCCCAGCCGGTCCTCGACCACCTGAACGACAACCGGCGCCACTACAGCCAGGCCGTCTGGGCCAACGCGGACGAGCTGACCTTGAGCCGCATCCTCGCCAACTACTCCTACACCCCGGCGGGTTCGAGCGCGGGCCCCGTCCCGCTCGGGATGCTGCTGGACCCGAAGCCGATCGCGGCCACCGGCAACTACCTGGGCTTCCGCTGGAACTTCGCGAGCGAGCAGGAGCGCGAGGCGTGGACCGCCGCCCGCCGGCCGGCGGACAACACCTTCGGCACGCCGGTGGCCGACACGATCGCCATCGCCACGAACGGCGTCTTCGCCGAGGCCGTTCTCGGCCGGTCCAACTCGGCCGAGAAGATCGACCTGACCCGCTTCTGGAACTGGAAGGACTCGCCCATCCAGATCACCCCGGCCGACATCGCCCCGGTGTCCACCGCCTCTCGCGCGCAGAACCTCGACACCACGGCGGCCGGCATGGGCGTCTCCCAGGCGAAGTTCACACCGCTGGTGGCGATGCCCGACCCGGTCGGCCTCCAGACGACGCAGGCCATCGCCACCGCGAACCTGTTCCGCGACATGAGCGGCCTCGACAACATGAGCCAGTTCCTCACCAAGGGCATCGAGGCCGCCGCCGGCAACGACAAGGAGGCCGGGATGCGCGCCCAGGAGGCGATGAAGACCGCCACCGAACACGCGCAGAAGATGGCCCAGATCGCGGTCGACGCCCTCGGCAAGGTGCTGCCGCTCGCCACCGGCGGAGCCGCAGGCGGAGGCGGCAGCATCAGCGCCCTCGGCGGCATGCTGAACCAGGGCGCCAAGGCCGCCGCTCCGGACAAGAAGGCCGACACGCCGTCCACGGACGGGACCGCAGCGAAGTCCTGATCGCCCCACGTCGCGGGTCCGGGCCGCCACCTGGACCCGCCCCACCATCCGAACAGTGGGTGCTCCGGAGATGCATGGCCCGCGCGTCTTCTACCAGGGCCATTCGCTCCAGAATGAGTTGAGCCGGGGGTCTTGCACCAGGCGATCCTGGCCAGTAGGGCATCCGAATGCGAGCTGATCTTGTTGCGGACAGCCTGTAGGAGCGGGTGGCTCCGCTCCTGCCACCCGCCCCCGAGCGACGCCATCGCCATCCCGGGCGACTTCGCGTTCCGGACAGGGCGGCTCTCGCCGGCATCCTTCACGGCTCCGGGCTGGGCAAGGTCCGGTGGGTGGTAGAGCGCGCGTTCGCCTGGCTGCACCAGTTCAAGCGACTCCGTATCCGCTACGAACGCCGCGCCGACCTCCATCAGGGCCTGCTCGAACTCGCCTACAGCATCATCTGCCTCCGACGGCTCCGAGCGGCATTCTGAAACGATCAGTAAGGCACCGCGCGCCCGGCACTGGCCGCCCGCGTTCATCGCTGGTCCGCCGCCCGTGCCACCCGCTCCAGCTTCGCGCGGTACTCCTCCCACCACCCCTGGTCCCCCGGCGGCAGACTCGTCCCGCTCGCCGACTCCCCGGCGGAGCCGTCGATCAGCTCCCGGACGATGTCGGCGTGCCCGGCGTGCCGTTGGGTGTCTCCCAGGACGCGGACGAGGAGGTGGTGCAGGGTCGCCCCGCGCCGCTCCTCCGGCCACCAGGGGACCTGGCCGACCGTGTCGAGCGGCAACTCCGCGATCGTGGCGTCCGCGTGGGCCCAGACCCGCCGGTACTGCTCGACGATGTCCTCGCGGGACTCATCCGCAGTGGCCCACATATCCACATTGTCCTCGGCCATGGCCAGCTTCCAGGACGGGAGCCCCTCACCGAACGGGTGGCCGAAGGCATCGCCGAAGTAGCCGACTTCGACGAAGGTGGCGTGCTTGACCAGCCCCAGCAGATTGGTGCCGGTGGGCGTCATGGGGCGGCGTATCCCGTACTCCGACAGCCCCTCCAGCTTCCACACCAGGGCGTCCCGCGCCTCCTGGAGGTAGCGGTGCAGATCCGATTTCGCGTCCGGCTCGATCATGATGTCCAGTCTTCCACCCGCCACTGACAATCGCCCGGGTCCCACAAGTCGGCCTCATCGGCGTGGCCTTCGGTTCGAGGGGCGCCAACAGGCCGACATCCCACGGCTGTCAGGGGCTCACATCATCAGAAGCAGCAGTAGTCCTCAGCCGACGAACAGCTCCCCCACGACCGGTCGGCGGGCATCGGGCCTGCGGAGGCGCGGGAGTCGCCCGGCCCCCGGGCCGGGCGGCGGAACCACCCACTCGGTCAAGCCCACGCCTTCTCGTTGATCGGTCGTCACGGCCGTGACCACCCGGGACGCAGTACCGCTGCTGCTGTCCACGGCCCGCACCGTACAGCCGGAGCCGCACGCGAAGCCGCCTCAGCCACCGGGGAACTGCCCGCAAGCAGCCGACGAGCCGTCACTTAATACTTACGGAGAAGAACAAAACCGCAGGTCAGAGGGGGTGTCATTGGCGTGATGTGTTACTCCAGGAGGAACATATCCGCTGCGGTGTGTCCCTCCTGAGGGGACATAACGAGGTCTCAATGTCAAGCAGAGGTGACACCACAAAGCGGGCAATGTCAACCCCAGGCGACATTGAGCGGTCTCTATGTCAACTGGAGGCGACATGGGTGGGGAGATGTGCCGTCAGCGGGCGCTCCGAGGGCGGACGCTGGCTGTAGACGGCATTCCGGTCAGTCTTCCGGCGCGATACGCGCGGCGAGATATGTACCCCGTGGGGGAACACATCTCCTCCT
Coding sequences:
- a CDS encoding DinB family protein, producing the protein MIEPDAKSDLHRYLQEARDALVWKLEGLSEYGIRRPMTPTGTNLLGLVKHATFVEVGYFGDAFGHPFGEGLPSWKLAMAEDNVDMWATADESREDIVEQYRRVWAHADATIAELPLDTVGQVPWWPEERRGATLHHLLVRVLGDTQRHAGHADIVRELIDGSAGESASGTSLPPGDQGWWEEYRAKLERVARAADQR
- a CDS encoding PLAT/LH2 domain-containing protein, whose product is MPEKIKYSLFIATANIRDAGTDATVKVQLIGEKGKSPEIELNKPGNDFEQGDSDIYDIEIDDIGDLQQVRFFHDNGGAQPGWCLGHLAIRWMKEEGMTITTQWWSPELGNVTGTALLKVDGSLFGLPQQITVTGVWLARDSGGIDKTFPLRTDGRKEHIIPLF